In the Triticum aestivum cultivar Chinese Spring chromosome 2B, IWGSC CS RefSeq v2.1, whole genome shotgun sequence genome, AGATCACCAAGTATGAAATTGTGAAGAAGctattgagatcacttgacagctcatttgataccttggccctgatgattcaagaacgccctgacttcaaagatctcaatccgtctgacatacttgagaggctcaacacacatgagttccagctacctcagaagagagatatctatggccccaactatggccgatctCATGCTTTGAaagcaaaagttgtttcctcatctgaacaagaatctgactgcagttctcgtgatcctgaagacattggcaaagagctagcaatgcttgtgagatagttccaaaagttctccatgaagaatttctttgaaagtattcaagatccaactcaagaaatgatgaggcttcctctcgtgactataagaagagaacatgccacaaatgcaagaagccaagCCACTACATATCcgagtgtcctcaatgggacaaagaaactaataataataataataataataataataataataagaagaaggataagaagaagaaggagaagaagaagaaggagaagaaggagaagtagaagaagaagaaggagaagaagaagaaggagaagaagaagcggaagaagaaggagaagaaggaggagaagaaggaggagaagaaggaggagaagaaggagaagaagaaggaggagaagaaggaggagaagaaggagaagaaggaggagaagaaggagaagaagaaggaggagaaggagaagaagaagaagaagaaggagaagaaggagaagaaggaggagaagaaggaggaggagatgatgatgatgaagaagaagaagaagaagaagaagaagaaggagaagaaggaggagaagaaggaggaggagaagaaggaggaggagaagatgatgatgaagaagaagaagaagaagaagaagaagaagaagaaggaggaggaggaggaggaggaggaggaggaggaggaggaggaggaggaggaggaggaggaggaggaggaggagaagaagaagaagaagaagaagaagaagaagaagaagaagaagaagaagaagaagaagaagaagaagaagacgaagaagacgacgacgaagaagaagaagaagacgaagacgacgaagaagaagacgaagacgaagaagaagaagaagaagaagaagaagaagaagaagaagaagaagaagaagaagaagaagaagaagaagaagaagaagaagaagaagaagaagaagaagaagaagaagaagaagaagaagaagaagaagaagaagaagaagaagaagaagaagaagaagaagaagaagaagaagaagaagaagaagaagaagaagaagaagaagaagaagaagaagaagaagaagaagaagaagaagaagaggaagaagaggaagaagaggaagaagaggaagaagaagaagaagaagaagaagaagaagaagaggaagaagaagaagaagaagaagaagaagaagaagaagaagaagaagaagaagaggaggaggaagaagaagaagaagaagaagaggaagaagaagaagaggaagaagaagaggaagaagaagaggaagaggaagaagaagaggaagaggaagaagaagaggaagaggaagaagaagaagaagaagaagaagaagaagaagaagaagaagaagaagaagaggaagaagaagaggaagaagaagaggaagaagaagaggaagaagaagaagaagaagaagaagaagaagaagaagaagaagaagaagaagaagaagaagaagaagaagaagaagaagaagaagaagaagaagaagaagaagaagaagacgaagaagaagaagaggaagaagaagaagaggaagaagaagaagaggaagaagaagaagaggaagaagaagaagaggaagaagaagaagaagaggaagaagaagaagaagaggaagaagaagaagaagaagaagaagaagaagaagaagaagaagaagaagaagaagaagaagaagaagaagaagaagaagaagaagaagaagaagaagaagaagaggaagaagaagaagaagaggatgaagaagaagaagagaatgaagaagaagaagaagaagaagaagaagaagaagaagaagaagaagaagaagaagaagaagaagaagaagaagaagaagaagaagaagaagaagaagaagaagaagaagaagaagaaaagaagaagaagaaaaagaagaagaggaagaggaagaagaggaagatgaagaagaggaagatgaagaagaggaagaggaagaagaggaagaggaagaagatgaagaggaagaagaagaagaagaagaagaagaagaagaagaagaagaagaagaagaagaagaagaagaagaagaagaagaagaagaagaagaagaagaagaagaagaagaagaagaagaagaagaagaagaagatgaagaagaagaagaagaagaagaggaagaagaagaagaagaagaagaagaagaagaagaggaagaagaagaggaagaggaagacgaagaagaagaagaagaagaagaagaagacgaagaagaataagaagaagaagaagagaagaagaagaagaagaagaagaagaagaagaagaagaagaagaagaagaagaagaagaagaagaagaagaagaagaagaagaagaagaagaagaagaagaagaagaagaagaagaagaagaagaagaagaagaagaagaagaagaagaagaagaagaagaagaagaagaagaagaagaagaagaagaagaagaagaagaagaagaagaagaagaagaagaagaagaagaagaagaagaagaagaagaagaagaggaagaagaagaagaagaagaagaagaagaagaagaagaagaagaagaagaagaagaagagaagaagaagaagaagaagaagaagaagaagaagaagaagaagaagaagaagaagaagaagaagaagaagaagaagaagaagaagaagaagaagaagaagagaagaagaagaagaagaagaagaagagaagaagagaagaagaagaagaagaagaagaagaagaagaagaagaagaagaagaagaagaagaagaagaagaagaagaagaagaagaagaagaagaagaagaagaagaagaagagaagaagaagaagaagaagaagaagaagaagaagaagaagaagaagaagaagaagaagaagaagaagaagaaagaagaagaagaagaagaagaagaagaagaagaagaagaagaagaagaagaagaagaagaagaagaagaagaagaagaagaagaagaagaagaagaagaagaagaagaagaagaagaagaagaagaagaggaagaagaagaagaagaggaagaagaagaagaggaagaagaagaagaggaagaagaagaagagaagaagaagaaagaaagaagaagaagaagaagaagaagaagaagaagaagaagaagaagaagaagaagaggaagaagaagaagaggaagaagaaggaagaggaagaagaggaagaggaagaagaggaagaggaagaagaggatgaggagaagaggagaggaagaagaggaagaggaagaagaggaagaggaagaagaagaagaggaagaagaagaggaagaagaagaagaggaagaagaagaagaggaagaagaagaagaggaagaagaagaagaagaagaagaggaagaagaagaagaggaagaagaagaagaggaggaggaggaccaaggaatatgactctgacgacaagaagaagaagaaatcttcaaagtcttctttaAAGTATTCGTCTCACAAGAAaaactcatctggcaaggctcgtacATTCATTGGCAAgaagatggattcagaggaggagtcttcttctgaggaggcggagatggagtctgaggaggagtctgattcaggcgtggtAAGCTTGGCTGTAGATTCGACATtcatcgccaagtccatcttcaactctgaagacaatggtcacgtcatcgacactgaagccaatgaggaggacgactctgctccgacctactgcttcatggcacgaggtgccaaggtaaactcatgtgATGCCTACTTTCAAACCTCCAATGAAGATAACTCTaagtgtgaatccaaacctagctttGCAACTGAACAACGAActgctatggaacacattcaaaagttgttagacaaaagcgatgatctgttggacgcggaaatgaatcgaactcattcctcaattgaagacataaaaaaatctTTGTATTAattacgaggaacttgaaagtagtcatgaaaccctctcagccactcatgagaagctttcctatgattatcttcaaaggaagcaagatcttgagaaactgagagcatctcatgaagatcttcaaaagtagAACGATTGACTACACGCttaacagatcagttccgcttaggAAGACTTTAGCCACCATGTTCAAAATGTCTTGTGCTTGATAATGTTGTGtatattgctgaatgttctactgcctcTGATATTGCAATAttttcaactgctgatgtggtaactaacccgtccactaaggataccactactattgctaatAAGAATGCTagtttgaagacattgcttgaaacaggcatgtacaaaatcctcaaagggcattagacactatgtgatgtcctcaagaaatcgATTCTAAACCgtaaccctaggaaagagggtgtagagttcgagaggaaaatgaatgttgatggttcttattggaagcctaagcagtaccccaaaaccacatgggttgctgcaaaggatctctcagtggacccatccaccttatctggcttcacttgtgctaaccccattatcattgatgaatcctttgacgccaattataagctatttaagaatcagaatggtgaagtgtttgccaggtttattggtactaactacagaaatgggccacctttgaagaagatctgggtgcccaaaagttgtttTGAGAAGCTTCCCATGAAtgccatcatgacaccacctaggaagaagacaaaccccagaccaaaggcttcatatgacccaaaggcttcatacagacaaaggacctcacaaggtcaccctaacgccaatgttttgcagggaaaccatcatgggactcatgaatatgagtgtgtttcttctaaccgctatgttcacaaaacaaagaacttttctgcatattctGATGAGTATTATTCACATCTGGCAAAACTATTTGCTAGGGATGCAAAGCCAAAGTTCTTAGATGCTTcccttagacttattgcttctaagccacccctgaagatgtgggtgattaagaagaattaacttctgttgcagggaaaggtctccagccggaaatcaaagactTCTGACGCTAATgccggggacctaaaacatcttgtgggatgcaAGACAAAGTGCCAGAATGGTCTTACCATTTATTTCGTACCAGGGTTTCTTGACGATCATCCTATCTTACCAAACAAGAATCTTGAATTTGATAGCATGCTTGTCGGCTACATGTttgtgcttcacaatactcttggtcaAGCCTATCTCgctaactacactgtagggtacgAATCCGAAAGCTACTGAGTGGATAATgaacagtggatgcactaaccacatgactagtgattgaagtcttctcatggatctAACCCTATGTCCATCTACCACTtgtacgcgttggtgctatacaaacggttttaaacccctttccgcgacgacatttggaaccgccgccaagtgagtgtgggcgatagggggggtccttacTACACGACCCAgtaaccgtcggggatatgcccttctggcacacacgctcggcaaaatgaggtcgtgtgcaaccggcgagcgagcaaatacggttatacgtacagtagtgctaaaaaatacaattacacAGGCTAAATCatttccaatcataagtacatcccacaaagTTAGCCCCCGCTATGTACATTCGACGCGGaccatccaaggaatacgtttccgttagcatgtacatcccacacagttaatccaagaagtaccaaacatttgtgatgcgcacaacatcacaaacagtcaATAATTttgaagcgtgtgtgataaggtgactatcgcaaacatttaataagaaagaattGTGTGCAATGCTGTTGTTAATCGCACATgtttttttcttggctgatcgtgtgtgcagtggagattgatcgcataTATTTTTTCCTGGCTGATCGTGTGTgtggtggagattgatcgcacacgtagtggatcctagaaacgtgtctgatctccatgtctatcgcagatgtttcgcttttgcaaaccgtgtgcagtgtaatccctaattaatcctagttaatccctaatttaaaaatcacccttttgaatttgaaagtaggcaatcacttacaTCATATCCAACgaggtttattacaaatataggttcaaccacgaatgcataattcgatgcacatgtacatatactaaagaactacagaagtaccaagtaaagaatgatggacCACATTTGTACTAAatactgtaaagagagaggcgaaatagattctggttgttggagaagctgaagcggaatgcccatattgtgccctcctctatgcgtaatgcacgcacgactctaggccaaccccttgtgatggctgcccatccatccttcactatcttcattacaacttctcgatgctcattgtagtctggatgaaataatTTAACCTTCATTGcctgtccaccaatcatgtactttgcgaggtaatcttgagtgaactgcttcaggaaccactgcgaacgaaaaagattcagacattgttgtctaacaactcattatgggcagtaaaaagagaaggttgcagagtttgtagttaccatcctacaactcactgttgtgttggatagagcataaacaaataattttcttgccaccattcatatatttttgctaataatccttatcagtttcctcacttgatgcttgttcatcaatatctcatcgccccatacgcaaaaagggtcgatgcgtggatccttgccaagggcatatgtacctacaagcaacaagtcaatattagaagctaacaa is a window encoding:
- the LOC123041287 gene encoding uncharacterized protein DDB_G0271670-like; the encoded protein is SSSSSSSSSSSSSSSSSSSSSSSSSSSSSSSSSSSSSSSSSSSSSSSSSSSSSSSSSSSSSSSSSFSSSSSSSSSSSSSSSSSSSSSSSSSSSSSSSSSSSSSSSSSSSSSSSSSSSSSSSSSSSSSSSSSSSSSSSSSSSSSSSSSSSSSSSSSSSSSSSSSSSSSSSSSSSSSSSSSSSSSSSSSSSSSSSSSSSSSSSSSSSSSSSSSSSSSSSSSSSSSSSSSSSSSSSSSSSSSSSSSSSSSSSSSSSSSSSSSSSSSSSSSSSSSSSSSSSSSSSSSSSSSSSSSSSSSSSSSSSSSSSSSSSSSSSSSSSSSSSSSSSSSSSSSSSSSSSSSSSSSSSSSSSS